A genome region from Colwellia sp. Arc7-D includes the following:
- a CDS encoding efflux RND transporter periplasmic adaptor subunit gives MRSTFKILMLIGTLCFVGLSASFSSFAVSEQKVEESEPEKGPNRGRMLRKGDFAIELAIFETGVPPEFRVWATMDGKAIDPSKVELNVKLTRLGDGIDDINFYQEGEYLRGDMVIYEPHSFLVSLYAKYQGQTYDWQYDNFEGRTKIADDIAQAMEIVTDFVAPSTFHETVEVYGRLTLPADATSNVYARFDGLVEKVHVKLGDSVTKGQLLFTVESNESLQSYKVLSAQNGIVTKVNVTSGEQSKGRSLLQITNDKTLIAELAVFPKNLSTIRLGAKTTLTINGVEAKQVSTIDSRILKVRDDQAKLFRVLVNNPDSVLSEGLFVSADIEIDSYDVAMAVERKALQSFRDFTVVYAKVGDEYEVRMLELGRVVGDEIEVLSGISIGTEYVTENSYILKADIEKSGASHDH, from the coding sequence ATGAGATCAACATTTAAAATATTAATGCTAATAGGCACGCTATGCTTTGTTGGCTTAAGTGCGAGTTTCTCTAGCTTTGCCGTTTCAGAGCAAAAAGTAGAAGAATCTGAACCAGAGAAAGGCCCTAATCGTGGTCGAATGCTGAGAAAAGGTGATTTTGCTATAGAGTTAGCCATTTTTGAAACAGGTGTTCCACCAGAATTTCGCGTGTGGGCAACAATGGATGGTAAAGCTATAGATCCATCAAAAGTAGAGCTCAATGTAAAATTAACTCGGTTGGGCGATGGCATAGATGACATAAACTTTTATCAGGAAGGAGAATACCTTCGTGGCGACATGGTTATTTATGAACCTCACTCATTTCTGGTTTCACTTTACGCTAAATATCAGGGACAAACTTATGATTGGCAATATGACAATTTTGAAGGTCGTACCAAAATTGCGGACGATATTGCCCAGGCAATGGAAATTGTCACTGACTTTGTAGCACCATCCACATTTCACGAAACTGTTGAAGTCTATGGCAGGTTAACCTTGCCTGCTGATGCAACTAGCAACGTGTATGCTCGCTTTGATGGGCTTGTTGAAAAAGTACATGTAAAACTGGGTGATTCTGTCACAAAGGGGCAACTACTCTTTACTGTAGAAAGTAATGAAAGTCTGCAATCTTACAAGGTACTTTCTGCCCAAAATGGCATAGTAACGAAGGTTAATGTGACTTCTGGAGAGCAATCAAAAGGTCGTTCATTACTACAAATCACCAACGATAAAACATTAATTGCTGAGCTAGCTGTTTTTCCAAAAAACTTATCAACTATACGCCTTGGTGCCAAAACCACGTTGACGATAAATGGTGTTGAAGCAAAACAAGTCAGCACCATTGATAGTCGAATTCTAAAAGTAAGAGATGATCAGGCGAAACTATTTCGTGTGTTAGTTAACAATCCAGACTCTGTGTTATCAGAAGGTTTATTTGTTAGTGCCGACATTGAAATTGACTCATACGATGTTGCTATGGCAGTTGAACGTAAAGCGTTGCAAAGCTTTCGAGACTTTACAGTCGTATATGCCAAAGTGGGTGACGAATATGAAGTAAGAATGCTCGAACTAGGCCGAGTAGTTGGCGATGAAATAGAAGTGCTAAGTGGTATCTCCATTGGCACTGAATATGTCACAGAGAATAGTTATATCCTCAAAGCCGATATTGAAAAATCTGGCGCCTCACACGATCATTAA
- a CDS encoding DUF6488 family protein, producing the protein MKKLIIALFITLMLSTSSAFAHSDHGKISPNAAIEIATKVTKQLTFKDLGFKVGKLGDNWKNLTTENFKLHATEANRYVVSANNVSENKTIYFLMTMSGDVLKVNSEAKF; encoded by the coding sequence ATGAAAAAACTAATTATAGCCCTATTTATTACATTAATGCTTAGCACAAGCTCAGCATTTGCACATTCTGACCATGGGAAAATAAGCCCCAATGCAGCGATAGAAATTGCAACTAAAGTCACTAAACAACTTACTTTCAAAGACTTGGGCTTTAAAGTTGGAAAGTTAGGTGATAATTGGAAGAATTTGACTACAGAAAATTTCAAACTTCATGCGACAGAAGCTAACCGCTATGTTGTTAGTGCGAACAATGTGTCAGAAAATAAAACAATTTATTTTCTGATGACAATGTCTGGTGATGTATTAAAGGTTAACTCTGAAGCTAAATTCTAA
- a CDS encoding response regulator transcription factor: MYILLVEDDAVIADAISIFLSGEGLAVEHVASISHAKNILNKSNFDLCILDLNLPDGNGITWLTWLRKNQHSLPVLILTASNSIDDKLTGLKNGADDYLVKPFDLRELLARLYSIKRRTTDRLTNTISHGLLTYHLEQHKLLINDKHIPLSRNEDLLLKIFLNNPQRILSESQLKDVLYGTCDDVASNALNVHIFNLRKKIGTKGIETIRGFGFRLGSIEVTEQ; this comes from the coding sequence ATGTATATTTTATTAGTTGAAGATGATGCCGTTATTGCTGATGCCATTAGCATTTTTTTATCGGGTGAAGGTCTGGCTGTGGAGCATGTTGCTTCAATAAGTCATGCAAAAAACATCTTGAATAAAAGCAACTTCGATCTCTGTATTCTTGATCTAAATTTACCGGATGGAAATGGTATAACGTGGCTGACATGGCTGCGAAAAAATCAACACTCGTTGCCGGTACTAATACTCACAGCGAGTAATTCAATTGACGACAAACTAACAGGATTAAAGAATGGCGCTGATGATTATTTGGTTAAGCCATTTGACTTAAGAGAGTTATTAGCGCGTTTGTACAGTATAAAGCGACGCACAACTGACAGGCTAACAAACACCATTTCACATGGCTTGCTGACTTATCATTTAGAACAACACAAATTATTAATTAATGACAAACATATTCCCTTATCTCGGAACGAAGATTTACTTTTAAAAATATTTCTTAACAATCCACAACGTATTTTATCTGAAAGCCAATTAAAAGATGTTTTATACGGCACATGTGACGACGTAGCCAGTAACGCCCTGAATGTACATATATTTAATTTACGTAAAAAAATAGGAACTAAAGGCATCGAAACTATTCGGGGTTTTGGATTTCGACTAGGCTCAATTGAAGTAACTGAACAATGA
- a CDS encoding TlpA disulfide reductase family protein, which yields MLSIAVGPIVISISQLITLVGLFMFWGITYLQTRNNAQQKQFIDYIFTAIIVGFLTARLTFIIVMWQSYQENWWQLLNISDGGFIPSTGWGAGALVLIFYARRNKLFIKAYFTSALITFFCLIIPAFFAVIYQAAVELPSSPLRNIEGHEVDLRRYKGTPVVINFWASWCPPCRREMPVLEAAQKHNPELVFVFVNQGESLLSVKSFIDSTALDLKNVFIDPTSNVSRETGAAGLPTTLFYNEKGQLVTSHMGELSQASLRYYLNQINSVVPLNKRINL from the coding sequence ATGCTAAGTATAGCTGTAGGGCCGATAGTTATCTCAATTTCACAATTAATTACTCTGGTAGGATTATTTATGTTTTGGGGAATAACTTATCTTCAAACACGTAATAATGCACAACAGAAACAGTTTATAGACTATATATTCACAGCCATTATTGTCGGTTTTTTAACTGCACGATTGACCTTTATAATCGTTATGTGGCAAAGCTATCAAGAGAATTGGTGGCAATTACTAAATATAAGTGACGGTGGCTTTATACCTAGCACAGGTTGGGGAGCTGGTGCTTTGGTACTGATATTTTATGCTAGACGTAATAAATTGTTCATTAAAGCTTATTTTACATCGGCATTAATTACTTTTTTCTGTTTAATTATCCCTGCTTTTTTTGCTGTTATTTATCAAGCAGCAGTCGAACTGCCCAGCTCACCTTTACGCAATATTGAAGGCCATGAAGTCGATTTAAGACGTTATAAGGGCACGCCTGTTGTTATAAATTTCTGGGCGTCTTGGTGCCCACCTTGTCGTAGAGAAATGCCGGTATTAGAAGCCGCTCAAAAACATAACCCTGAGCTTGTTTTTGTCTTTGTGAATCAAGGTGAAAGTCTGCTTAGTGTTAAAAGTTTTATTGATTCAACAGCGTTGGATTTAAAAAATGTTTTCATCGATCCTACTAGCAACGTTAGCCGAGAAACTGGCGCCGCAGGGCTACCAACCACATTATTTTATAATGAAAAAGGGCAGTTAGTTACTAGCCATATGGGCGAATTATCTCAAGCTAGCTTGCGTTATTACCTTAATCAAATTAATTCCGTCGTACCTTTAAATAAAAGGATAAACCTATGA
- a CDS encoding VOC family protein yields the protein MLSYATIGVTDLEKSEAFYNELLAPIGAKTLIKMERIIFIGKSMKEPMLAICIPYNEDVQNCGNGNMLAIAPGSKEKCDEMYHKAITLGATCDGEPGQRIPDVFYGAYFRDLDGNKVVFNHFG from the coding sequence ATGCTCAGCTATGCAACCATCGGTGTAACCGATTTAGAAAAATCAGAAGCCTTTTATAATGAACTATTAGCACCAATTGGCGCGAAAACGCTGATAAAAATGGAACGCATTATATTTATTGGTAAAAGTATGAAAGAACCCATGCTCGCCATTTGCATTCCATATAACGAAGATGTGCAAAACTGTGGTAACGGCAATATGCTAGCTATTGCTCCAGGTTCGAAAGAGAAGTGTGACGAGATGTATCATAAGGCAATAACCTTGGGCGCAACCTGCGATGGTGAACCAGGACAACGTATTCCTGATGTCTTTTATGGTGCATATTTCCGTGATTTAGATGGTAATAAAGTTGTTTTTAATCACTTCGGTTAA
- a CDS encoding HupE/UreJ family protein gives MFNNYQRYGLLSLIALMALWLPIEAFAHGVDDSTRAFLQQNTGVQIIPFLYIGAKHMVTGYDHLLFLVGVLFFLYRSRDVLLYVSMFTLGHSITLLFGVISDIQVNAYLIDAIIGLSVVYKGFDNLGGFNRLFGKSPNAKLAVLIFGLFHGFGLATKLQEFQIPDDGLITNLIAFNVGVELGQFTALAFILLIINFWRTHSSFTRFAKNTNCLLMSAGFMLVGLQLTGYFIN, from the coding sequence ATGTTTAATAATTATCAGCGATATGGCTTATTAAGCCTTATCGCTCTTATGGCGCTATGGCTACCAATAGAAGCATTTGCTCATGGTGTAGACGATAGTACACGTGCATTTTTACAACAAAATACGGGTGTGCAGATAATTCCATTTTTATACATCGGTGCTAAGCACATGGTGACAGGGTACGACCATTTATTATTCCTTGTAGGTGTGTTGTTCTTTTTATATAGAAGCAGAGATGTTTTGCTATATGTCAGCATGTTTACGCTAGGCCATAGCATAACCTTGTTGTTCGGTGTGATTAGCGATATTCAAGTTAACGCTTACTTAATTGATGCCATTATCGGTCTGTCTGTTGTCTATAAAGGCTTTGATAACTTAGGAGGATTTAATCGGCTTTTTGGCAAATCACCTAATGCTAAATTAGCGGTATTAATTTTCGGCCTTTTTCATGGTTTCGGATTGGCAACTAAGCTGCAAGAATTCCAAATTCCCGATGACGGTTTAATTACTAATTTAATCGCCTTTAATGTTGGGGTTGAATTAGGGCAATTTACCGCCTTGGCTTTTATATTATTAATTATTAATTTTTGGCGTACGCATAGCAGCTTTACTCGCTTTGCGAAAAATACGAACTGCTTGTTAATGAGCGCTGGGTTTATGTTGGTCGGTTTACAACTTACGGGCTATTTCATTAACTAA
- a CDS encoding histidine kinase dimerization/phospho-acceptor domain-containing protein, whose protein sequence is MSLRLRLTILVAAVFIGFWLLASVWMVTGLSHKLDVSFDKRLESTAIMLSNILAHVPQSAMSASLPAIMEANEVGTAKGLTCQISSLHGSIIATSNSSTFPNSTTVESGFHYIQAESTAWRTFTLITSQHKITIADKVSERDSLYYDLLKSILIPPALAILITLGLLWFAIGTGIKPIMLLTSALEKRGSEDLAPIQIQQPLKELQPLINSQNALMARLAEVISREKQFTSNAAHELRTPLAGILAQAQLAELTTGDKQQRALLQVSKSTKRLNSILDNLLLLANIEASTQVNTDESWSVELLIKNMINETTQGSERIAYSLQGKELISVIPSAMIAIVCRNLIDNALKYSPPETPILMAINATESLLNINVSNTANVSATDISKMTTRFWRSGTAGGAGLGLSIVETIAINYKGSITLTNNGNTFVAQFSIPLTANEFSIV, encoded by the coding sequence ATGAGCTTGCGCCTTCGCCTAACAATATTAGTGGCAGCCGTATTTATTGGTTTTTGGCTATTAGCCAGTGTTTGGATGGTGACAGGTCTTAGTCATAAATTAGACGTCAGCTTTGATAAACGTCTAGAATCTACCGCTATAATGCTAAGTAATATATTAGCGCATGTGCCACAAAGTGCTATGTCAGCCTCTTTACCAGCAATAATGGAAGCCAATGAAGTGGGCACGGCGAAGGGATTAACCTGTCAAATAAGCTCTTTGCACGGCAGTATTATAGCAACAAGCAATAGCAGTACTTTTCCCAATAGCACAACAGTTGAGTCTGGGTTCCATTATATCCAAGCTGAAAGTACAGCGTGGCGTACGTTCACTTTAATCACCAGCCAACATAAAATAACCATTGCAGATAAAGTTTCTGAGCGTGATTCTTTATATTATGATCTGCTTAAAAGTATTCTTATTCCGCCTGCATTAGCGATTTTGATTACGCTAGGTTTATTATGGTTTGCTATTGGTACGGGTATAAAACCGATAATGCTACTAACTTCTGCACTCGAAAAACGCGGTAGTGAAGACCTTGCTCCCATTCAAATACAGCAACCATTAAAAGAGCTGCAACCACTGATCAACAGCCAAAATGCACTAATGGCACGATTAGCTGAAGTTATATCAAGAGAGAAACAATTTACCAGCAATGCTGCACATGAGCTGAGAACACCGTTAGCCGGCATATTGGCTCAAGCCCAACTTGCTGAACTAACAACCGGAGACAAGCAACAACGAGCTTTATTGCAGGTAAGTAAAAGCACAAAGCGTTTAAATTCTATATTAGACAATTTACTTTTACTGGCAAATATTGAAGCAAGCACTCAAGTTAATACTGACGAAAGTTGGTCTGTTGAATTACTCATTAAAAACATGATAAATGAAACAACGCAAGGCAGTGAACGTATAGCTTATTCACTGCAAGGAAAAGAACTCATATCTGTTATTCCATCGGCTATGATCGCTATTGTTTGCCGTAACCTAATCGATAATGCTTTAAAATACAGTCCTCCAGAAACACCTATTTTAATGGCTATTAACGCTACAGAAAGCCTTTTAAATATTAATGTAAGCAATACGGCAAATGTTAGCGCCACAGACATTTCCAAAATGACCACGCGTTTTTGGCGTAGCGGTACAGCAGGGGGGGCCGGCCTTGGTTTGTCTATTGTAGAAACCATAGCGATAAACTATAAAGGCTCAATTACACTGACAAATAATGGCAATACTTTTGTAGCTCAGTTCTCAATACCTTTGACAGCCAACGAGTTTTCCATTGTATAA
- a CDS encoding efflux RND transporter periplasmic adaptor subunit, which yields MTECKIKSSTQANIQCTALHKIQHNIVLIGLLLLTPTLTVQAETNSQSSYQTAKLTKVLDQKTVSLPTVSQAKQTTKLYSRASGYIKEQYVEIGSAVSKGDVLAVIDAPEIKLQEQQILADIEFGKAEHELNRLTLKRAKQLIKDNLISKAELDRLTIQTEKSKAKIASLFAQKEQNQFQQSLLIITAPIAGYITDKNIEIGDMINGGSNPLNNYLYKLQNINDLKLITYVPQNEVSKISIGDTINATFTGYEEIVVSATITRMAHAINVATGTMKVEAEFDNSKHNLPTGLNGSINFTIKNTKLERPRWNAPLAALTYHQGGPAIATVSENNILFQKIEIVSQSTDSFIFVSPNPIYKTVILNPNALLNQISH from the coding sequence ATGACAGAATGTAAAATAAAAAGTAGTACTCAAGCTAATATCCAATGTACTGCATTGCATAAAATTCAGCATAACATTGTACTTATTGGCTTACTTTTATTAACGCCAACATTGACTGTGCAAGCAGAAACGAATTCCCAATCAAGTTATCAAACCGCTAAGCTAACAAAAGTTTTAGATCAAAAAACGGTGAGTTTGCCAACTGTTTCTCAGGCTAAACAAACGACAAAGTTATATTCTAGAGCCAGTGGTTATATCAAAGAACAATATGTAGAAATTGGTAGTGCTGTCAGTAAAGGCGATGTACTTGCAGTAATTGACGCTCCTGAGATTAAACTGCAAGAGCAACAAATACTGGCTGACATTGAGTTTGGCAAAGCCGAGCATGAATTAAATCGATTAACGTTGAAACGAGCCAAGCAGTTAATAAAAGATAACTTAATTAGCAAAGCTGAATTAGATAGGCTGACCATTCAAACAGAAAAATCAAAGGCTAAAATAGCGAGTTTGTTCGCACAAAAAGAACAAAACCAATTTCAACAATCATTACTCATTATAACGGCACCAATTGCTGGATACATTACCGATAAAAATATTGAGATAGGCGACATGATCAATGGAGGTAGCAACCCATTAAATAACTATCTTTATAAACTACAAAATATCAACGATTTGAAGTTGATTACATACGTACCACAAAACGAAGTTAGTAAAATATCAATTGGGGATACTATCAATGCCACGTTTACAGGGTATGAGGAGATAGTTGTATCTGCGACCATTACTCGCATGGCGCACGCTATAAATGTGGCAACTGGAACAATGAAAGTTGAAGCGGAGTTTGATAATAGTAAACATAATCTACCAACCGGTCTTAACGGGAGTATCAACTTTACAATCAAAAACACTAAACTTGAGAGGCCAAGATGGAATGCGCCTTTAGCAGCACTTACCTATCATCAAGGAGGACCTGCGATTGCGACCGTTAGCGAGAATAATATTCTATTTCAAAAAATCGAGATAGTTTCACAATCAACCGACAGCTTTATATTTGTCAGTCCAAATCCAATTTACAAAACAGTTATACTGAACCCTAATGCTTTATTGAATCAAATAAGTCATTAG
- a CDS encoding CusA/CzcA family heavy metal efflux RND transporter gives MLEYLLRFSIRKSSIIMLVVLALAALGIWNFTKLPIDAVPDITNVQVMINTESPGYTPLEVEQRVTYPLETALAGIPNLVSTRSVSRYGLSQVTAIFSDETDVYFARQLVNERLLSAKSDLPFGLEPELGPIATGLGEIFMFTVDAEPGARNDEGELITATDLRTVHDWIIRPQLMQVQGVVEVNPIGGFKREILVAFDPKKLLTFGVSQQDVIQAIENNNDNKGAGFIEKNGAQWLLRIPAQAKSLKDLANIPVKSTNGSVVRISDVANVGEGKELRTGAATQNGREVVMSTVFMLIGENSQRVAKAVGLRLEEVKESLPTGITVTAVYDRTKLVEKTLDTVKMNLLEGALLVIVVLFLLLGNMRAALLTAAVIPFAMLMTITGMVQTKVSANLMSLGALDFGLLVDGAIIIVENCMRRLSAASSNGRSMELNERLSLVFDATKEVIRPALFGVFIITAVYLPIFALTGVEGKMFHPMAITVVIALCCAMFLSVTFVPAAIAILFKGPVKEKENIIIKSSLALYRPSLTFALKVRWFVVIAAIGLVGVAGFSVNKLGSEFVPNLDEGDIAMHALRIPGTSLSQAVELQKVLEEKINQMPEVERVFAKIGTADVATDAVPPSVADNFIILKPRSEWPDPNKPKSQFVEELAAVVEPIPGNRYEFLQPIQMRFNELLAGVRAELAIKVFGDEFETLTTLGNSINAAIANVEGIADVQVERTTGLPMMTINPNHEQLAKYGISIKDLQDQLATALGGTIAGKFYQGDRRSDIVVRLPEDLRTDVDALAYLPIALSEGKYVPLQEVAELELVEGANQVNRENGKRRVVVTANVRGRDLGSFVQDIQAAIESSVEVPAGYWIEYGGTYQKLQSASKRLSVVVPITLVMIIGLLFLALGSFKDSMIIFTGVPLALTGGIFALLLRDIPFSISAAVGFIALSGIAILNGLVMVSFIRELRREGAALDIAIIEGALTRFRPVLTTALVASLGFVPMALNTGIGSEVQRPLATVVIGGVISSTLLTLFVLPALYRLLHSHKETFPKGTTSSTADTKETVNV, from the coding sequence ATGCTCGAATATTTACTTAGATTTTCTATCCGTAAAAGTTCTATCATTATGTTAGTCGTACTAGCGCTTGCAGCACTAGGTATTTGGAATTTCACTAAATTACCAATTGATGCCGTTCCTGATATAACTAACGTACAGGTAATGATCAACACAGAATCACCTGGTTATACTCCGCTTGAAGTAGAACAACGGGTAACTTACCCTTTAGAGACTGCGTTAGCTGGCATACCTAATTTAGTAAGCACACGTTCTGTTTCTCGTTACGGTTTATCGCAAGTTACCGCCATATTTAGTGATGAAACCGATGTTTATTTTGCAAGGCAACTTGTTAATGAACGACTGCTTTCAGCGAAATCTGATTTACCTTTTGGTTTAGAGCCTGAACTTGGTCCAATAGCGACCGGATTAGGTGAAATATTTATGTTCACTGTTGATGCCGAGCCAGGCGCACGTAATGATGAAGGTGAACTTATTACTGCGACGGACTTAAGGACTGTACATGACTGGATTATTCGTCCTCAGTTAATGCAGGTTCAAGGGGTAGTTGAAGTTAACCCTATTGGCGGTTTTAAACGTGAAATCCTCGTTGCATTCGACCCTAAAAAGTTGCTGACTTTTGGTGTTAGTCAGCAAGATGTTATTCAAGCAATAGAAAACAATAATGATAATAAGGGTGCAGGGTTTATTGAAAAAAATGGTGCTCAATGGCTATTACGTATTCCAGCACAAGCCAAAAGCTTAAAAGACTTAGCTAACATACCTGTTAAATCTACCAATGGTAGCGTGGTCCGTATTTCGGATGTTGCTAATGTTGGGGAAGGGAAAGAATTAAGAACAGGTGCTGCCACTCAAAATGGTAGAGAAGTGGTGATGAGTACTGTCTTTATGCTCATTGGGGAAAATAGCCAAAGAGTTGCTAAAGCTGTCGGCTTAAGATTGGAAGAAGTGAAAGAAAGTTTACCGACAGGGATAACCGTTACCGCCGTTTATGATCGTACTAAATTGGTCGAAAAAACCTTAGATACGGTAAAAATGAACCTTTTAGAAGGCGCATTATTAGTTATTGTCGTGCTATTTTTATTATTAGGGAATATGAGAGCCGCTTTACTCACAGCTGCCGTGATCCCTTTTGCCATGCTAATGACGATTACAGGTATGGTACAAACTAAAGTTAGCGCCAACTTAATGAGCTTAGGAGCCTTAGACTTTGGCCTATTAGTAGACGGTGCCATTATTATTGTTGAGAACTGTATGAGAAGGCTTAGTGCAGCCTCTTCAAATGGACGTTCTATGGAATTAAATGAACGTTTATCACTCGTATTTGATGCCACTAAGGAAGTTATTCGACCGGCATTATTTGGTGTATTTATCATTACAGCGGTTTATTTGCCGATCTTTGCACTAACAGGGGTTGAAGGGAAAATGTTCCATCCTATGGCAATAACCGTTGTTATCGCTTTATGTTGCGCTATGTTTTTATCAGTAACTTTTGTACCTGCGGCTATTGCTATTTTATTCAAAGGTCCAGTAAAAGAAAAAGAAAACATCATTATTAAATCCTCACTTGCACTTTATCGACCTTCGTTGACTTTTGCGCTTAAGGTTCGTTGGTTTGTTGTTATAGCTGCAATTGGTCTTGTTGGAGTCGCTGGCTTTTCAGTCAACAAATTGGGCAGTGAATTCGTGCCAAATTTGGATGAAGGTGATATAGCTATGCACGCATTACGCATACCTGGTACTTCATTATCACAAGCAGTTGAACTTCAAAAAGTCTTGGAAGAAAAAATCAATCAGATGCCAGAAGTTGAGCGTGTGTTTGCCAAAATTGGTACCGCAGATGTTGCAACCGATGCCGTGCCACCGAGCGTTGCTGATAATTTTATTATTTTGAAACCACGTAGCGAATGGCCTGATCCTAACAAGCCTAAATCGCAATTTGTCGAAGAGCTAGCAGCAGTAGTAGAGCCTATCCCAGGTAATCGCTATGAGTTTCTTCAACCTATTCAAATGCGCTTTAATGAGTTACTTGCCGGTGTTAGGGCTGAGCTTGCCATCAAGGTTTTTGGTGATGAGTTTGAAACATTAACGACATTAGGCAACAGTATCAATGCCGCTATTGCTAACGTAGAGGGAATAGCTGATGTTCAAGTTGAACGAACAACAGGCCTTCCTATGATGACCATTAACCCGAACCATGAACAACTGGCAAAATATGGCATTAGTATAAAAGACTTACAAGATCAGCTGGCAACTGCCTTAGGTGGCACCATTGCAGGTAAGTTTTATCAAGGTGATAGGAGATCCGATATTGTTGTTCGTCTTCCTGAAGATCTAAGAACAGATGTTGACGCTCTAGCTTATTTACCAATAGCACTAAGTGAAGGTAAGTATGTGCCCTTGCAAGAAGTAGCTGAACTTGAATTGGTTGAGGGAGCAAATCAAGTCAATAGAGAAAATGGCAAACGTAGAGTGGTTGTTACTGCTAACGTCAGAGGAAGAGACTTAGGCTCTTTTGTTCAAGATATTCAGGCCGCTATTGAAAGCTCAGTTGAAGTACCTGCGGGTTACTGGATTGAATATGGTGGCACCTATCAGAAACTGCAATCTGCATCAAAAAGACTATCCGTTGTAGTGCCCATTACTCTCGTGATGATCATCGGTTTATTATTCTTAGCACTCGGCTCTTTTAAAGATTCGATGATTATATTTACAGGTGTTCCCTTGGCATTAACCGGTGGTATTTTTGCCTTGTTACTGCGCGATATTCCGTTTTCAATATCAGCAGCTGTTGGCTTTATTGCCCTATCTGGCATCGCCATATTAAACGGATTAGTTATGGTGTCATTTATCAGAGAATTGCGACGTGAAGGTGCTGCACTAGATATCGCCATTATTGAAGGGGCTTTGACAAGATTTAGACCTGTGCTAACTACTGCACTTGTTGCCTCACTAGGTTTTGTACCTATGGCACTTAATACTGGTATTGGCTCTGAAGTGCAACGTCCGTTAGCAACAGTTGTCATTGGTGGAGTAATTTCATCTACTTTATTAACCCTATTTGTACTACCTGCTTTATACCGTTTATTACACAGCCACAAAGAAACCTTTCCTAAAGGGACAACTTCTTCAACCGCTGACACAAAGGAAACAGTGAATGTTTAA
- the dsbG gene encoding thiol:disulfide interchange protein DsbG, whose protein sequence is MVSSFEAPANMTGYIANFQNETITLYVTEDEKYLFTGPLMDAEGNSVGEEKLNAYVNGPKAVKNWQALENSHWVRDGSASAKRIVYTFTDPNCPYCKQLWHKARPWVDSGKVQIRHILVGILKADSLGKAAAILSADNPEEQLKKLAGSGLFQSIKPIENPEKTIRDKLINNYKTMLSLGARATPATFYLNANGEFNKQIGLPPESILADIFAPNDGK, encoded by the coding sequence GTGGTCAGTTCTTTTGAAGCGCCGGCAAATATGACTGGCTATATCGCTAACTTTCAAAATGAGACTATTACTTTGTATGTCACTGAAGACGAAAAGTACTTATTTACAGGCCCATTAATGGATGCTGAAGGTAATTCTGTAGGTGAAGAAAAGCTGAATGCTTATGTTAATGGTCCAAAGGCGGTTAAGAATTGGCAAGCCCTTGAGAACAGTCATTGGGTAAGAGATGGCTCTGCGTCAGCCAAGCGTATTGTTTACACTTTTACGGATCCCAATTGTCCTTATTGTAAACAGTTATGGCATAAGGCACGGCCTTGGGTTGATTCAGGAAAAGTGCAAATTCGTCATATTTTAGTCGGCATTTTAAAAGCAGATAGCCTAGGAAAAGCCGCGGCCATATTAAGCGCTGATAATCCTGAAGAACAATTGAAAAAATTAGCCGGCTCAGGATTATTTCAGTCTATAAAACCAATAGAAAACCCAGAAAAAACGATCCGTGACAAGCTAATTAACAACTATAAAACCATGCTGTCTTTAGGTGCCCGCGCGACTCCAGCTACTTTTTATCTAAATGCAAACGGAGAGTTTAATAAACAAATCGGCTTGCCTCCTGAGTCAATATTAGCCGATATTTTTGCCCCAAATGACGGTAAGTAG